The Nocardia sp. BMG51109 nucleotide sequence GGTTCGGACCCGGCCGGTGGCGAATCGGCGTCGGCCGGACGGGTCAGGGCGGTGTCGGGCCGGTCGGTATCGGTCCGTCGCGGGAGGAACGTGGTCTGCTGTGCGGCCAGGGCCGACATGCGGGCGGCCGGTGCGACGTAGCCGTCGTCGGTGTGGGCCCGGTCATCGGAATATGCGCGGTCGTCGGCGGCTGCCAGGTTGTCGCGATCGGGCAGTGCCTCATCGGGTAGCGCTCGGTTGCCGAGAGCGTCCCGATCGTCGGGATACCCCTGGCCGTCGGAATCGGTCTGGTCACCGGGGTGGGTCCGCTCGCCGAAACGGGCTCTGTCCTCGAAGAATCCGCGGTTACCGGACGGAACGTCGTTGCCGCGGTAGGTCCGTCCGTCGCCGTCGGTTCCGTCGTCGGGATCGGTGTCGCCGCCGGGGTATGGCCGACCGGTGAATTGGGCTCTGTCCTCGAAGAATCCGCGGCTACCGGATGGAATGTCGTTGTCGGGGTAGGCCCGTCCGTCACCGTCGGTTCCGTCGTCGGAATCGGTGTCGCCTTCGAAGTACCGCCGTCCGGCGAAGGGCGGTCGGTCACCGAGGAATCGGCGGCCGCCGAGTGGGACATCGTTGTCGGGGTAGGTCCGTCCGTCGCCGTCGGTTCCGCCGTCGGGATCGGTGTCGTCGTCGGCGTACGGCTGTCCGCTGAACAAGGTTCGGTTGTCGAGGAATCCGCGGCCGCCCGGCCGGGAAGCGCTATCGGAGTAGGAGTCCGCGTTGGGGCCGGTTCGGTCGTCGGCGTAACCCTGGTCCTCGGAACCGGGTTCGTCGGTGGTGGACGACGGGCCACCGACACGGTCCCGGTTGCCGAGGAATCCGCGGCTGCCGGGGAACGCCTGTCGGTGTCCGTCGGCGTCGACCTCGGCGTCGGCCTGTGCCCGGCCGCCGAAAAGGGTTCCTTCCCTGAGGAATCCGTGGCCGCCGGGTGCGCTTTCGTCGTCGGGGTATGCCTGTTCGCCGGGCTCGTCCCGGTCGTCGGCGGGCGCCCGGCCGCCGAGATATGCCTGTTCCTCGGATCGGTCCGCAGTGGTCCGGGAGTCGGGTTCGGCCCAGCGTCCGAAGGCCGGTTCGGCGGGGGCGGACGGTGACCGCAGATCGGCAGGGGCCGATGGTGACCGCAGATCGGCGGGGGCCGATGGTGGCCGGAGGTAGGTGGTCCGCTCGCCGGACGCCTCCGGGGCCGCGTCGGCGAACAGGTCGTCGGCGGGCGCCTCGGCGACGGGTCCGCGGGCCGTCGGCACGGTGGGCTCGGCCGGACGGCGCTGGGGCAGGTCCGGAACCGACCCGAACGGGTTCGGCTCCTGCTGGTCCGGCACCGCGCTGAGCAGCCGCCGCTGCGGATCGGTGGTCGGGTCGCCGAACGCGTCCGGCGGGCCGGCGGCGGCGAAGTTCCCGGTGATCGGCTGCGGGCCGTCGGCGGCGCCCGGCGCCGGCGACACCAGCGGACCGGGCAGATGCACGCCGGCCGTGATGCCGGACTGGTGCGACATGCCGGTGGTACGACGCAGGCTGACGGTCACGGTGTGCCGCTTGGCCAGCCGGCCCACGACGAACAGGCCCATCCGGCGGGCGGTTTCGATGGTCACCTCACCGCCGGAGGCCAGCCGCTCGTTGATGGACCGCAGGTCGTCGGCGGACATGCCCAGGCCGCGGTCGGTGATCTCGATCAGATAGCCGCCGTCCATCGCGCCCGTCACCGACACCGCCACCGGCGTGCTGGGTGGCGAATAGCGCAGCGAGTTGTCGATCAGCTCGGCCAGCAGATGCTCGATGTCGACGGCGGGCTCACCCGCGACGACGCCGTCGGGCACCGACCCGATCTCGACCCGCTGATAGTCCTCCACCTGCGATACCGCACTCCACAGCATGTCCGACAGCGGCACCGGCGGCAGGTGGCCGCGGCGCAGCGCGGTACCGGCGAGGACCAGCAGGTTGTCGCCGTTGCGGCGCATCCGGGTGGCCAGGTGGTCCAGGCGGAACAGGCTCTGCAGCCGGTTGGAGTCGTCCTCGTCGCGCTCCAGGTCCTCGATCAGCGTGAGCTGCTGCTCGACCAGCGACTGGCTGCGCCGCGACAGCGTCTCGAACATGCTGCTGATCTGCAGTCGCAGCCGGGCCTGGTCGGCCGCCAGGTAGAGGGCCTGGCGGTGCATGTCGTCGACGGCGCGGGCGAGCTGGCCGATCTCCTCGGTGGTCTGCACGTCCACCGGGACGATCTCCGGGGTGGCGCCGCCCTTGCGCACGACCGCGAGCTCGGCGGGCAGGTCCATGTGGGCGACCTGCAGGGCGTCGCGCCGCAGCCGGCGCACCGGGACGACCAGCGACCGGGCCACCGCCAGGGCCAGCGCCAGGCCCAGCAGCAGGGTGATCACAACGAAGGCCACGTCGCGCAGCACCTGCCCCCGCGCCTCGATCAGGCGCTCCGACAGGCTGGTGTCGATCCGATCCACCAGCCGGTTGGTGGACTCGGTGTAGATCTCGTCGCTGGTCCGCAGCGACTCGGTGACGCCGGGCACGTCGGCGGGCTCTACCGCGTTCTGTCCCAGCGCGTCCACCCGGGTCTGCAGCGCCGCCAGCAGCACGTCCGGCCGGTCCGCGGATTCGGGATACACCGCGGAATACTGGTGGATCGTGGCCGACTCGCCGCCGGCGGCCAGCAGCGCCTGCGACATCAGCGCCGGATTGTTGCTCAGTTCGCCGCTGATGATCCACAGCTGTTCCTGGGTGAACATCTGGCGCGCGATGGCGATCACGCCCATCTGCACGTAGTACCGCTCGATGGCGGTCTCGGTGGGAGTGGGCAGCGCGGTGATCGCGGTGTCGATGTGGGTCGCGATCTCGTCGGCCTGCTTGCCGATCTGCATCGGCGAGGTGCCCCGCCGGTTCTCGCGCAGCGTGCGCCCGGCGGACAGCGCGTTCGTGACCGCGGTGGTGACGCGCTTGTCGGCCTTCGAGATCTGCAGTGCCGCCTGCAGGTCGGCCAGCGTCTGATCGAAGTGGGCGGCGTCCTGGTCCAGCGTCGGCTGGGCGCCGCCGTCGGCGCCGGCGGCCGAGGCCACGGCCAGCTGATTCGCGGCGGCGGTGTATTCCAGCATCGGCCGGATGATCCGGGCCTGATCGCCCGCCGTGTTCAACTGCCCGATCGTGGTCAGTTCGGTCTTGACACGCAGGCCGGCGAAGACCGAGGCGAGGATGACGGGCAGAAGCAGAACGATGCCGACCTTGCTCGTCACGGACAGGTTGGACAGACTCCTCTGCCATGGCCGCGGTGCTGTGCCCATCCCGCTTGTGTCGCCTCCGCTTGCTGATGGCCCTCCGGTCCACTCGGGTGCGGCATCAACCACCGTCACCGCCTAGCTTGGAAAGCTCCCACGCACGGCCGGATTCGTTGCCAAGGTGTAGCGGTCTTGGGGTTTGTATCCCGCGCAGAACCAACTGGAGTTCTTCTTTTACCGCACGCAACATACCGTGTGGAAAGAGCGACGGCAATCCGGACCCCTACGTGCGGATAAGCCGATTCTCGCTGAACACAACGTGTTTCGGATCTCGCCGCCCGCGCGGCCCGTCGGTAAAGGGACTGGTCATCGCGCCGGAATGATCCGGCGTGTCGATAGTTTGCTTCTCAGTCGGCTCTCAGTCGGTACGGTCAGACTGGTGGCCATGCGCATTCTGGTAGTCGATGACGATCGGGCGGTGCGCGAATCGCTTCGCCGGTCGCTCACCTTCAACGGCTACTCCGTCGAACTGGCCGTCGATGGGGTCGACGCGCTGGACAAGGTGGGCGGCCAGCGCCCCGACGCCCTCGTCCTCGACGTCATGATGCCGCGGCTGGACGGGCTCGAGGTGTGCCGCCGGTTGCGCAGCACCGGTGACGACCTGCCCATACTGGTGCTGACCGCGCGCGATTCGGTCTCGGAGCGGGTCGCCGGCCTGGACGCCGGCGCCGACGACTACCTGCCCAAGCCGTTCGCCCTGGAGGAATTGCTCGCCCGGCTGCGCGCGCTGCTGCGGCGCACCACCGCCGATCCGGTCGCCGACTCCTCGGAGACGATGCGGTTCGCCGACCTGTCGCTGGATCCGGTCACCCGGGAGGTCTCCCGGGGCGAGCGCTCGATCAGCCTGACCCGCACCGAGTTCTCGCTGCTGGAGATGCTGATGGCCAATCCGCGCCGGGTGCTGACCCGCAGCCGCATCCTGGAGGAGGTCTGGGGCTACGACTTCCCGACCTCCGGTAACGCCCTCGAGGTGTACATCGGCTATCTGCGGCGCAAGACCGAGGCCGAGGGCGAGCCCCGGCTCATCCACACCGTGCGCGGTGTCGGTTACGTGCTCCGCGAGACGGCGCCGTAGGAGTGCCGTAGTTGTGGGAAGAACGGTTCCGCATCAGCCGGTGGTCGCCGCGCTGCGACCGCGGGCGGAGGCCTCCGAGCTCCGCCCGCCGATGCCGCTGACCCGGTCGGTCTCGTTGCGCTGGCGGGTGACCCTGCTGGCGGCGTCGGTGGTGGCGGTGGCCGTCGCGATGGCCTCGATCGCGGCCTACGCGCTGGTGGCGCGCTCGCTCTACGCCGATGTCGACAAGCAGCTGCGGGAGCGGGCCGACGTGCTCGTCCGGGCCGATATCGACCGGGTGAGCTTCCCGTACATCATCATGCTCAGCAGCCTCTACTACAACGATCTCGGCATCGCGATCATCTACCGCGGCGCCGACGCGCCTGCGGCCCCGCCGCAGTCGATGTATCCGCCGGTCGGTGCGGCGGAGTGGAGCGTGGCCCGGGGCGATTCGTCGGCCTCGCTGCGCACCGTCGGGAACCAGCGGGTGCTCGCCGAACGGATGAGTTCGGGGAGCACCCTGGTGGTCTCGCGGTCGCTGCAACCGACCAAGGAGGTGCTGGACAAGCTCGCCCTGCTGCTGTTCGTGGTCGGCGGATGCGGGGTCGTGCTGGCGGCGGCCGCCGGCACGGCGGTCGGGCGAACCGGTCTGCGCCCGGTGGCTCGGCTGACCGCGGCCACCGAACGCATCGCGCGTACCGACGATCTGACCCCGATCCCGGTGAGTGGCGACGACGAATTGGCCCGGCTCACGGCGAGTTTCAACACGATGCTGCGCGCGCTCGCGGAATCGCGTGAGCGGCAACGCCGTCTCGTCGCCGACGCCGGACACGAGCTGCGTACCCCCCTGACATCGCTGCGCACCAATATGGAACTGCTGATCGCCTCGCAACGGCCGGGCGCTCCGGCGATTCCCGCCCAGGACATGGCCGAACTGCGCACCGATGTGGTGGCGCAGATCGAGGAACTGTCCACGCTGGTCGGCGATCTGGTGGACCTGGCCCGCGAGGACGCCCCGGACGCGGTGTACGAGCGAGTGGATCTGGGCGAGGTGACCGAACGCGCGCTCGAGCGCGTGCGGCGCCGGCGCGCCGGTATCGAATTCGTCGCGGAACTGCAGCCGTGGTTCGTCTACGGGCACGAGGCGGGCTTGGTGCGGGCGATTCTCAATGTGCTCGACAATGCCGCCAAATGGAGCCCCGCCGGTGCGCAGGTCCGGGTTGCCATGCGCGAGAACCGCCCGGGCCTGTTGGAATTCACCGTCGACGACGCGGGGCCGGGTATCGCGCCCAACGAGCGGGAGCTGGTGTTCGAACGCTTCTATCGGACCACGGCGTCTCGTTCCATGCCCGGTTCCGGATTGGGCCTGGCCATCGCCAAGCAGGTCGTGACCAAGCACGGCGGCACCATCACGATCGATACCTCCGATCGCGGTGGTGCGCTGATCCGCATCGTGCTGCCGGGCGAGGGCGGGCCACCGCCGGAGGCGACCTCCGCACAGGGAGAGGTTTCGTAGCGCTTCGCCGCGTGTACCGCCCCGTAGAATGTCGCAGGTAGCAGCAGCGATATCTGCGACAACTGATAGCTCCGTCTCAGTCCGCTCTCAGTCGAGATCATCACACTGGTCGACAGTCTCGAGGAGAAACGAGGGAAATGACCGAGGATTCGAAGGACAGGCGGGACGAGCCGACGACGGCTCAGGGTGGCTCGGATGCGCCTGTCGAAGCGACCGGACCGCAGCCGACCGAACAGCTCCCGACGGCGACTCCGCACGAATCACAGCCGCAGCAGCCGGGTTTCGGCCCGGCCGGCCATCAGCCCGGCCCCGCCCCGGCCCCGCCGTACGCTGCCTATCCGCAGGATCCGGGTGTGCAGCACACCGCGCCCATGCCGCCCTATCCGCCCGAGTACGGTGCCGTCGCACCGGGTGGTCCGGCCGGCCCGGGTGGTCCCGGCCAGCCGCCGGGCGTCCCGTATCCGGCGGCCGGACCCGCCCCGCAGCCGGGCGGCCGGGGCCGGGCCGGTCTGGTGGCCGGCGCGGTCGTGCTGGCGCTGGTGGCCGGGGGCGTGGGCGGCGCGGTGGGCTCGCTCGCCACCCGGTCGGACGATTCCGCCCCCGTGACCAACGCCCTGGACGCCCCGGTGCCCAAGGCGGACAACGTCTCCAACGCACCGGCCGGCAGCGTGCCCGCCGCCGCGCAGAAGGTGCTGCCGAGCGTGGTGATGATCCGGGTGGCCGGCGCCCAGGCGGAGGGGGAGGGTTCCGGGGTGGTGCTGTCCTCGGACGGATTGATCCTCACCAACAACCACGTCGTCAGCGGCGCCGGGCCGAACGCCCGGATGCAGGTCCAGTTCAACGACGGCACAACCTCTTCCGCCACGGTCGTAGGCGCGGATCCGATCTCGGACCTGGCGGTCGTCAAGGCCTCCGACAAGACCGGACTCTCGCCGATCGAGCTGGGCACCTCCTCGAATCTGCAGGTCGGGCAGTCCGCCGTGGCCGTCGGCTCACCGCTCGGCCTGTCCGGAACGGTGACGACCGGCATCGTGTCCGCGCTCAACCGGCCGGTGTCCACCAGCGGCGAACAGGGCGGCGACGGTTCGGTGATCTCCGCGATCCAGACCGACGCGCCGATCAACCCGGGCAACTCCGGCGGTCCGCTGGTCGACATGTCGGGCAAGCTGATCGGCCTCAATACGGCCATCGCCACCCTGGGCACCTCGGAGGCCAGCGGCCAGCAGGGCGGCTCCATCGGTCTGGGCTTCGCCATCCCGGTCGATCAGGCCCGGCGCGTCGCCGACGAGCTGATCAAGACCGGCCACGCGACCTACGCCCAGATCGGGATCACCGTGAACCGGGTCGATACGTCCACGGGCGCCCGGGTCCGCGACGTCGTCCCCGACGGCCCGGCCGGGAAGGCCGGCATTCCGGCCGGTGCGATCGTGACCAAGGTGAACGATCAGATCATCGACTCGGGCAACGGGCTGATCGCCGCCGTCCGTTCGCATCAGCCCGGCGACAAGGTGAAGGTCACCTACACCGACGACAAGGGACAGAATCCCAAGACCGTCGAAGTGACCCTCGCCGCGGCGCCCGCGGAGGGCGGCCGATGATGCGCGGCCCGCGCCCCGTCACCGCCCTGTCCGACCGGCGCCGGGGCCCCGGGGACACCGCACCGATGTCACCGGTGGACGCTACGGTGAGCAGCATGGAAATCGATGCCGCTGTGGCCGGCCGTGCACTTGTCGTCGTCGTCGACGACCGAACCGCGCACGGCGGGGTGGATTCGCTGGGTCCGCTGGTGACGGAGCTGCTCACCGAGGCCGGGTTTCTGGTCGATGCCACGGTGCTGGTGGCCAACGACGAGGTCGAGATCCGCAACGCGCTCAACACGGCGGTGATCGGCGGCGTCGACCTGGTGATATCGGTCGGCGGTACGGGCATGTCCCCGCGCGACGTCACCCCGGAGTCCACCTCCGAGGTGCTCGATCGTGAACTGCCGGGCATCAGCGAGGCGTTGCGCTCGTCCGGGCTGGCCGCCGGTTCGCTGGACGCCGGCCTGTCCCGAGGGCTGGCCGGGGTGTCCGGAAGCACGCTCGTGGTCAATTTGCCCGGCACCCGCGCCGCGGTCCGCGACGGCATGGCAACCCTGGGCCCGCTGGCCTCCCGGGTCATCGACGAACTGTCCGGATTGGACGAGTGACAACACCCCCGCACGACGACGAGCCGACCCCGCGTCCGGGCCGCACCGGCGGCCGCCCGCGGGGTCGTGTGCGTTCTGCGGCCGATGCGGCGCGGCTGGCCCGCATCTTCGGTGACACCCTGCCGCAAACCACCAGCGATGAGCGCGGTCCGGACGGCGAGCGCGCCGCGTCCGCGGACGAGTGGCTGCGCTCACAGGTGCCCCCGCACCACGAATGACTTCTCGCATCACGGGGCTATCTCGACGTCTCAGTTGGGCCAGGCTGTCGTGATCCGATCGATACCGATCTCTCACTGCGTTTATGCGCATTCCTCGTTGTGCCCCGATGGTCTGTGTGATCCAGATCACATCGAGTTTGCGGGGCCTTACGTTGTCAGTTGGTCGCCGGTGCGTTTACTGTCCCAATTTGGGCTGCTTCACCTGCGGTTCCTGACGGCTTGGGGAAGGCGTGCCGGCGCCGACCCCGGCGGAACGTAGCCCGGTTCCGACCGTTGGGTTGTCGTTTGCCGGATATTCGTCACCGGTTACACGGTGGCAACAAAATAGCGACAAACTGAGCTGGGCCCGAAGGGGACCGCTTTTCGGCCTCGATGGTCGAGGCTGAGCGTAAGAACCTGATGAGGGGAAGTATGAGCGAGAACCGCACCAAAGGTCTGCGGCGTGGTGCCCGCTTCGCGGGTATCGGCGCGGCTGTAGCCGTGGCCATCGGCCTTTTCTCTACCGGTGCTGCCAACGCCGACACCTTCGTGCCGTTGCCGGACGGCCAGAAGCTGGGGCCCAATGGCGTTGTGATCACCCGCACCGGTGAGCACGCCACCGTTTCACCGTCGCTGGCGGCCAACGGCGCCGGCCGCACCGTGTGGGTGTCGGGCAACGCCTTCGCCGACGTGCCCAACGCTCCCGAGGCGGAAGTCGGCCCGAACAACGGCCCGCTGAACTCTCCGGGGACCAACAACTCGTCGAGCCACGGCTCGTCTCAGGTCAACACCGGCTACATCGTGGGATGCCAGGTCAACATCGGATCCGACGCCATTTCCGCGAGCCTGTCCGGCGGGATCAGCATGAGCGATGCCAGCCTCAGCGGCTCCATCGGCCTGGAGCTCGGACCCGGTGAGGTGAAGTTCGTCCAGATCGACTACAAGGACATCACCAAGCCCGGTCGGTACTCGGTCGAGTATCAGGACGCGGAGATCGAGATCCAGAATTGCGCGGGGTACGCCCAGGCCCGGTCGTACACGGTCGTCGAGGTCGTCGGTGACCACTACTCGAAGACCACCCTCTACGGGCAGCCGTTCTCCATCGGCTGATGTGGTCCAGTTCCGCCAAACCCATTCCCGCGTAAAGCGATTCACCCTAGAGGGACCTCATTATGAACATCCGTAAGACCGTGGCCCGCGCGGCCGGTGTCGGTGCTGTCGCCACCGCCGCCCTGGGCCTTCTCTCCACCGGCGCAGCCAACGCCGACACCTTCGTCCCGCTGCCGGGCGCCGACCTGACCAAGACCCTGTCCGACGGCACCACGGTGCACATCTGGGTGGACGGCGAGTCGGCGAACATCAACCCGTCGATGGGCTCCACCCCGGTGCACCGCAATACCTGGGTGAGCGGTAGTGCCCACGTGGACATCTCCGGTTCCGCCGGGGAGAACACCGGTGGCAGCATCTACCCGGGCTACGTCGTCGGTTGCCAGGTCAACATCGATGGCGGCGGCGTCAACGGTGGCCCCGAGACCGGCGTCGAGTGGGACTCGGAAGGCACCGTCACGCCGTCCGTCAAGGGCAGCGGCGGCGGTGACCTGACCCTCGGACCCGGCCAGGCGCAGTCGTTCTACGTGCTCGATCTCGAGCAGGCCGACGACTACGGCAACGAGTCGCACAAGAAGCGCAACAAGTTCAAGAGCAACAGCGGCTCGGTGTCCTGGGCCGACTCGACCATCGGCATCAACGGCTGCGGCGGCTACGCGCAGGCGCGCTCGTTCGTCAACGTCGAGGTCGAGACCGACAACGTCATCAGCTGGGTGACGGTGTGGGGTCAGCCGTTCAGCCTGGGCTGATTCCGGTACCGACCATCGATCGCTCCGGCCGGCTCGTGGCCGGGGCGTATCGGTGAGTTCCCGGTGGTGAGCACGCCGGGACGATCAAAGTAACGCTCGGGTGGGCCCGGTGCCGCGTGCACCGGGCCCACCGTCGTATGCACGACCCCTCGATGTTCGGGGGCCTGGTTCGCGGGGCTACACGGTCAGTATTCGTGACGGTCAGTGTTCGTGACGGTCCGGAGTCGTGCCTGCCGGTGCGTTCGATTCGTGTCGGCCGCCGGCGCTCTTGCCGCCCTCGGCGAGCAGATCGCGGATCTCCTGGAGCAGCTCGAGCTCGGTGGCCTCGTCCTTCGAGGCGGCGCCCCAGCGCTTCTTGGCCTTGCCGGCGGGCAGCACCAGGACGAAGTAGAGGATGGCCGCGATCAGCAGGAAGTTGATCGCCGCGGTGACGATCGGCCCGATCGCGATGAACGTGGCCGGTTTGTCGGCGACGAGCTGCAAGCCCCAGCCCAGTTCGTTGCGATCGCCGAAGATGGCGAGCAGGGGATTGATGATCCCGGTGGTGAATGCCGTGACGACCGCGGTGAAGGCGGTGCCGATCACCACCGCGACCGCCAGATCGATCACGTTCCCGCGAAGCAGGAAGTCCTTGAAACCCTTCAGCATTGCGGCTCCTGTCTCATCTCCGTGCCTCGCAGGACGGTTCGTCTGCTGATGGCGGTGTACGGCACGACCGATGACTGCTATCGGAATCGGGTATTCCGGATGCTACTCGAGTCTGTGGCAAATATTCGGCCAACTTTGTGAACAGGGCGTGGCCGCTCAGCGGAAGACGACGGTCAGCGGGGTGCGCAGGGAAGCGCCGGCCACCGCCGTCGCACGGGCCGGATCCAACGCCACGAGGACGACATGCTCCTCCGAGGCGCGGCCCTTCCCGGCGCCGGCGATCAGCACGACCGCCGCGTCGGTAGCGAGCGTGCGGGGCGGTGCGGGGCCGGGTGCGCCCTCGGCCGCCGACTCCTCGGCCGCGATCACATCGACCCGGTCGCCGGTGCGCAGAATGTCGGCAACGGCGTTGTCGGCCAAGCGAATCGGCACGATGCGCGCGTCGGCGGCGCCGGTGGCGGCCGCGGCCAGGCGGGGGCCGAGCACGCGCAGATCGGTGAGGATCTCGCCGCCGTGTACGGCGCCGGTGACGGTCGCGCCGAGCAGCGCCGCGACATCGCCGACGGCTCCCTCCGGCAGCGTGCCGGCGGGGCGCAGGACGCGTTGCAGATCGGTGGCGTCCAGCACCCGGCCCGGTGCCAGGTCGTGTGCGGCGACGACGACCGCGGCCGGATGGGCCTCGGGGTCGCCGCGCAGAAACAGCGCGCCGGCCAGCACCGTCAGGGCGACGGCGAGCAGGCGGCGCGCGAAGGTGGAATCGGCCCAGGGCGGCCGGTACCTGGTCACCAGGTCCCAGCGCAGCCCGCGGCCGAGATCGGTATCGAGGCGCGGTGGCTTCATGCCCGGCACGCTACGGCCGGGGCCACCGGGACCCGAACACGAATCAGCAGGTCGGTGCCGGGCTGTGGATAACTGAAAGCCTGTGGACGACGCCGCCTGGGCCGAGGGGGGTCAGGCGGCGGAACCGGTGCTGGCGGTGCTGGAGCTGCCCGAGGTGGAGGTGGTCGACGAACCGGAGCCGGACGACTCCGAACCGCCCGACGAGGACGACTCGGACGAGGAGCTGTCGGCCTTGGCCGGCTCGCTCGAGGTCGAGGAGCCGTTGCGGCTGTCGGTGCGGTAGAAACCGCTGCCCTTGAACACGATGCCGACCGAGTTGAAGAGCTTACGCAGCTTACCGTTGCACTTCTCGCAGGTGGTGAGGGTATCGTCCGAGAACGACTGGACGATGTCGAACTTGTCGCCACACTGGGTGCACTGATACGAGTAAGTAGGCACTGAAGGACCTCCACAGTCTCCGTCGCTAGCACTCTACAGCCGACAGTGCCAACATTGCCAATCGGGCATTAATTCCCGCTCGCCGGGCCGGCCAAACGTCGCAGTCCGCCGCCGGGAGTCAGCGCCCAGCCCATCCGCCGATCGTGTGGTTCCTCCGGCAGCCGGGCGACCACCTCCTCGTCCCGCACCACAGCGATCAGCCGGGCATCGGGCCGCGCGGCGGGCAGCGTGCGGTCGTAATATCCGGCGCCCCGGCCCAGGCGCACGCCGCGCCGGTCCACCGCCAGCGCGGGTACCAGGATAACTCCCGCCAATTCGATTGCGGCCGGGGACATTCGGGCCCCGGCCGGCTCCAGCAGGTCGTAGCGGCCGCGGTGCAGCGAGCCGGCGCCGGAGTACTCGGCCCAGTCCAGCGGCCCCGGCGGCCCCGTGACCGGCAGCAGCACCCTGGCCCCGGCCGAGCGCAGCGCGTCGAGCATGCCCGTCGAACCGGGCTCCGTGCCCACCGGCACGTACGCGGCGACCCAGCCGGCGGGCGCCCAGTCCGCCGCCACCCGCGCCGCGGCGCCCGCCAGCGCCGCCGCCTCGCCCGCCCGCACCGGCGCGGCGACGGACGCCCGCCGCGCCGACACCTCGGCCCGCCACTGGTTCTTGTCACGCTGACCGGCGATATTCACCCGACCACGATAGGACCGGGGCGGGAACGTGATCCGGTACGCCCGTGGGTTACTCGATCCGGTCCGGGGGTAAACGATGTAAATCGAGCCGAGTCTCGGCCGGTGCCCGCGGCGTTCACGCGCGGGCCGACCGCGCCGAACGAATGCTCGGCGAGACCGCGTCGAGGGGCTGTCGTCGACAAGCGCCTGTCCCCGCCGACGCCTAGGCTCTCCGGGATGCCGGGCCGGTCGAAGCCGGTCCGGCCGACGAATCTGATGGATAGGGTGTGCGTTATGACAGCTGACGCCGGAACGGACGCGACGCAGGCTGGTTTCCGCACGGCCGTGGTGCCCGCGGCCGGGCTCGGGACGCGGTTCCTGCCCGCGACCAAGACCGTGCCGAAGGAACTGCTGCCGGTGGTGGATACGCCCGGCATCGAACTGGTCGCGGCGGAGGCCGCCGAGTCTGGCGCCGCCCGGCTGGTGATCGTCACCTCGCCCGGTAAGGACGGCGTGGTAGCCCACTTCGTCGAGGACCTGATGCTGGAGAGCACGCTCGCCGAGCGCGGCAAGTTCCAGCTGCTGGAGAAGGTGCGCAAGGCGCCGGGGCTGTTGGATGTGACGTCGGTGGTGCAGGAGGAGCCACTGGGCCTGGGCCACGCGGTGGCACAGGCGGAGGCGGCGCTCGACCCCGACGAGGACGCGATCGCGGTGCTGTTGCCCGACGACCTGGTGCTGCCGAGCGGCGTGCTCGAGGTGATGTCCCGGGTGCGCCGCAAGCGCGGCGGCACGGTGCTGTGCGCGATCGACGTGCCCAAGGATCAGGTGAGCGCGTACGGCGTCTTCGAC carries:
- a CDS encoding molybdenum cofactor biosynthesis protein B translates to MEIDAAVAGRALVVVVDDRTAHGGVDSLGPLVTELLTEAGFLVDATVLVANDEVEIRNALNTAVIGGVDLVISVGGTGMSPRDVTPESTSEVLDRELPGISEALRSSGLAAGSLDAGLSRGLAGVSGSTLVVNLPGTRAAVRDGMATLGPLASRVIDELSGLDE
- a CDS encoding MspA family porin, whose amino-acid sequence is MSENRTKGLRRGARFAGIGAAVAVAIGLFSTGAANADTFVPLPDGQKLGPNGVVITRTGEHATVSPSLAANGAGRTVWVSGNAFADVPNAPEAEVGPNNGPLNSPGTNNSSSHGSSQVNTGYIVGCQVNIGSDAISASLSGGISMSDASLSGSIGLELGPGEVKFVQIDYKDITKPGRYSVEYQDAEIEIQNCAGYAQARSYTVVEVVGDHYSKTTLYGQPFSIG
- a CDS encoding MspA family porin is translated as MNIRKTVARAAGVGAVATAALGLLSTGAANADTFVPLPGADLTKTLSDGTTVHIWVDGESANINPSMGSTPVHRNTWVSGSAHVDISGSAGENTGGSIYPGYVVGCQVNIDGGGVNGGPETGVEWDSEGTVTPSVKGSGGGDLTLGPGQAQSFYVLDLEQADDYGNESHKKRNKFKSNSGSVSWADSTIGINGCGGYAQARSFVNVEVETDNVISWVTVWGQPFSLG
- the mscL gene encoding large conductance mechanosensitive channel protein MscL, whose protein sequence is MLKGFKDFLLRGNVIDLAVAVVIGTAFTAVVTAFTTGIINPLLAIFGDRNELGWGLQLVADKPATFIAIGPIVTAAINFLLIAAILYFVLVLPAGKAKKRWGAASKDEATELELLQEIRDLLAEGGKSAGGRHESNAPAGTTPDRHEH
- a CDS encoding SAF domain-containing protein, whose product is MKPPRLDTDLGRGLRWDLVTRYRPPWADSTFARRLLAVALTVLAGALFLRGDPEAHPAAVVVAAHDLAPGRVLDATDLQRVLRPAGTLPEGAVGDVAALLGATVTGAVHGGEILTDLRVLGPRLAAAATGAADARIVPIRLADNAVADILRTGDRVDVIAAEESAAEGAPGPAPPRTLATDAAVVLIAGAGKGRASEEHVVLVALDPARATAVAGASLRTPLTVVFR
- a CDS encoding FmdB family zinc ribbon protein codes for the protein MPTYSYQCTQCGDKFDIVQSFSDDTLTTCEKCNGKLRKLFNSVGIVFKGSGFYRTDSRNGSSTSSEPAKADSSSSESSSSGGSESSGSGSSTTSTSGSSSTASTGSAA
- a CDS encoding 5-formyltetrahydrofolate cyclo-ligase; amino-acid sequence: MNIAGQRDKNQWRAEVSARRASVAAPVRAGEAAALAGAAARVAADWAPAGWVAAYVPVGTEPGSTGMLDALRSAGARVLLPVTGPPGPLDWAEYSGAGSLHRGRYDLLEPAGARMSPAAIELAGVILVPALAVDRRGVRLGRGAGYYDRTLPAARPDARLIAVVRDEEVVARLPEEPHDRRMGWALTPGGGLRRLAGPASGN
- a CDS encoding UTP--glucose-1-phosphate uridylyltransferase, which codes for MTADAGTDATQAGFRTAVVPAAGLGTRFLPATKTVPKELLPVVDTPGIELVAAEAAESGAARLVIVTSPGKDGVVAHFVEDLMLESTLAERGKFQLLEKVRKAPGLLDVTSVVQEEPLGLGHAVAQAEAALDPDEDAIAVLLPDDLVLPSGVLEVMSRVRRKRGGTVLCAIDVPKDQVSAYGVFDVASVPDAVNPNVLRVKGMVEKPELADAPSTYAAAGRYLLDREIFDALRRIEPGAGGELQLTDAVSLLIAEGHPVHVVVHRGSRHDLGNPGGYLRAAVDFALEREEYGPALREWLERRLAPDWNPQLTSSE